GGGAACCTGGCGGCGCAGGGCGCTGTAGGCGGCTTTTTGGGTCAGGGCCTTGAGGTCAGCACCGACAAAACCGACGGCGAGGTCGGCGATCGCCCCCAGATCGACGCTTTCGTCGCAGGGCATCGCCCGTGTGAGGATGCGCAAAATGTCCAGGCGTCCGTCGCGATCGGGAATGGAAAAGTGAATTTCGCGATCGAAGCGTCCCGGTCGCCGCAGGGCCGGGTCCAGGTGATCGGGGCGATTGGTGGCCGCCAGCACGATCACGCCATCTTGGGCCGCGAAGCCGTCCATGAGCCCCAGCAGCTGCGCCACCAGGCGCTTTTCCACCTCCCCTTCCACCTTGCTGCGATCGGGCGCTAAGCTGTCAATCTCGTCAATGAAAACCAGGCAGGGCGCAGATTTGGCAGCTTTTTCAAAGAGGCTGCGCAGCCGTCCTTCGGCCTCGCCGTAGTATTTGCCCATGATCTCCGGCCCGACAATGGCGATGTAGCTCACCTCCAGACTGTGGGCCAGAGCGCGGGCCGTCAGGGTCTTGCCGGTGCCCGGCGGGCCGACCAGCAGGACGCCCCGCGTGGGCTCCAGTCCTAGGCGCTGCAGCAGGTCTGGCCGCTTGAGGGGAATTTCGACCAGCTCCCGCAGCTCTTGCAGGACGGGGCCGAGGCCGCCGATTTCGCTGAGGGAGCGATCGCCCGGTTCTGAGTCCTCGCCGGGGCTCGACGCGGCGGAGGCGTCCTTGGGCGGTGGGGTGACGATGACGTCTGGATCTGAAGACGTCGGTGCGGGCGGATTTTGGCGAATTCGGCTGGTCCCCATGCCGCTGGGAATGTTGCCCTGGCGGGGAATGCTGCTCAGCGGACGAGAATTGATTTGAATATCGGTTTTTAGTTCGCCTTTTTCAGCTTTTTCTTCTAGAAGTTTGGCAATTTCGAGGAGCTGCTCAAATCCTTTGAAAAGGTCACTCATGGGGTTCGCCTGGCGCTTGCGCTGCGTGAAGGGTGGGGCGATCGCACCGTCCCGGCTATGGTCTAGTGTTCCCTGGTGCCTCTAGGGGGCGATCGCCCCCAACAAAAAAGCTGTAGAGAGCGAGGCCCTCTACAGCCAACCTAAATTAGTTCAGCAGGTACTTAGGGAAAGAGACGGTTATTCAACCGCGGGCGACAGCAGTTCGCGCTTCTCGCCGGGCAGAACCTTCACCTGTCCTTCCTCATCCACATCCACGACGGCGGTGTCGCCTTCCTGAATGCGGCCCGAGAGGATTTCCTCTGCCAGAGAGTCCTCGAGCAGTCGCATGATAGCGCGACGCAGGGGACGGGCTCCGTAGCTCGGGTTGTAACCTTCTTCCACTAGGCGATCCTTGAAGCGCTCGGTGACTTCCAGAACGATGCCCTGCTCGCCGAGGCGACCAAAGACTTCGTGCAGCATGATGTCGGCGATTTCCTTGACCTCGTCCTTCTTGAGCTGGCGGAAGACGATGATCTCGTCAACCCGGTTGAGGAACTCAGGGCGGAAGTACTGCTTCAGCTCTTCGTTCACCAGCGATCGGATCCGGTTGTACTGGGAGTCGGCTTGGTCTTCTGCAAACTCGAAGCCGAGGCCGCCGCCGCCCTTCTCGATGACCTTCGAACCGATGTTGGAGGTCATGATCAGCAGCGTGTTCTTGAAGTCCACCGTGCGACCCTTGGCGTCGGTCAGGCGACCATCTTCCAGGATTTGCAGCAGCATGTTGAAGACGTCGGGGTGCGCCTTCTCGATCTCGTCGAACAGCACAACGGTGTAGGGCCGACGACGGACGGCTTCGGTGAGCTGACCGCCTTCGTTGTAGCCCACGTAGCCCGGAGGCGAACCGATGAGCTTGGAGACGGTGTGGCGCTCCATGTACTCCGACATGTCAAGGCGGATCATGGCATCTTCGGAGCCGAAGAAGTAGGACGCCAGAGCCTTGGTGAGCTCGGTCTTACCAACGCCGGTCGGACCCGAGAAGATGAAGCTGGCAATGGGGCGGTTGGGGTTTTTGAGGCCCACTCGAGCGCGGCGAATGGCGCGCGAGACCGCTTTGACGGCTTCGTCTTGGCCGATTAGGCGATTGTGGAGGGTGTCCTCCATGTGCAGCAGCTTCTCGGACTCGGACTCGGTGAGTTTGTTCACGGGGACGCCGGTCCAAGAGGCCACGATTTGGGCGATGTCCTCTTCGGTCACGAAGGGGCTGTCCTCGGTGGTGCCGCCTTCGTTCTTGCGGTTCTGGGCGATCGAGCGGATTTCAGCTTTGATTTCCATCTCGCGATCGCGCAGTTCGCCGGCCCGGTCAAAGTCCTGGGAGCGGACCGCTTCGTCCTTCTCCTTGAGGACTTGGCGCAGTTCGCGATCGAGCTCCTTGGCGGCCGGTGGCAGCTGGGAGTTGATCAGGCGAACCCGAGAGCCCGCCTCGTCGATCAAGTCGATCGCCTTGTCGGGCAGGTAGCGATCGGAGATGTAGCGATCAGACAGCTTGGCGGCTGCTTCTAGCGCTTCATCGCTGATCTTCAGCTTGTGGTGCTGCTCATAGCGATCGCGCAGGCCATGGAGAATCTCGATGGTCTCCTGCACCGAAGGCTCACCCACCATCACCGGCTGGAAGCGTCGCTCTAGAGCGGCGTCTCGCTCGATGTGCTTGCGGTACTCGTCGAGGGTCGTCGCGCCGATGCACTGCAGTTCACCCCGAGCCAGAGCTGGCTTGAGGATATTGGCCGCGTCGATCGCGCCCTCTGCGGCACCCGCGCCGATCAGGGTGTGCACCTCGTCGATGACCAGGATGACGTTTCCGGCCGAGCGGATCTCGTCCATGATCTTCTTGAGGCGCTCTTCAAACTCGCCTCGGTACTTGGTGCCTGCCACCAGCAGACCGATATCGAGGGTGACAACCCGCTTGTCTTCGAGGATGTCGGGCACGTCGGCGTTGGCGATGCGCTGGGCTAGCCCTTCGGCAATCGCCGTCTTACCGACCCCTGGCTCCCCGATCAAGACCGGGTTGTTCTTGGTGCGGCGACCCAAAATCTGGATCACCCGCTCAATTTCTTTTTGGCGGCCCACCACCGGATCGAGCTTGCCCTCCGCAGCCATCTGCGTCAGATTTGAGCCAAACTCATCCAGCGTTGGCGTCTTGGTCCGGCCTTGGGAGCCACCCGTCGAGACTTCGGCCGTCTCACCCAGCATCCGGATTACCTGAGTGCGCACCTTCGACAGGTCAACGCCCAGGTTTTCCAAAACGCGAGCTGCAACGCCCTCTCCTTCGCGGATCAGACCCAAGAGCAGGTGTTCAGTGCCGATGTAGTTGTGGCCAAGCTGGCGGGCCTCTTCGAGCGAGAGTTCCAAAACGCGCTTCGCTCGAGGCGTAAACGGGATCTCAACGGCAACGAAGCCAGAGCCCCGACCGATAATCTTTTCAACTTCAATGCGAGCATCCTTGAGGTTGACCCCCATGGATTTCAGCACTTTGGCGGCGACGCCGGTCCCTTCTCCAATCAGACCCAAGAGGATCTGTTCTGTACCCACAAAGTTGTGTCCCAGGCGGCGAGCTTCCTCCTGAGCCAACATGATCACTTTAAT
This genomic stretch from Geitlerinema sp. PCC 7407 harbors:
- a CDS encoding AAA family ATPase, translating into MSDLFKGFEQLLEIAKLLEEKAEKGELKTDIQINSRPLSSIPRQGNIPSGMGTSRIRQNPPAPTSSDPDVIVTPPPKDASAASSPGEDSEPGDRSLSEIGGLGPVLQELRELVEIPLKRPDLLQRLGLEPTRGVLLVGPPGTGKTLTARALAHSLEVSYIAIVGPEIMGKYYGEAEGRLRSLFEKAAKSAPCLVFIDEIDSLAPDRSKVEGEVEKRLVAQLLGLMDGFAAQDGVIVLAATNRPDHLDPALRRPGRFDREIHFSIPDRDGRLDILRILTRAMPCDESVDLGAIADLAVGFVGADLKALTQKAAYSALRRQVPSLSAPIPEVMTLGQGDFLQAIREVRPSVLRSVAVESPNLTWAEIGGLEEVKQTLQESVEGALLYPDLYARAGAKAPRGILLWGPPGTGKTLLAKAIASQARANFIAVNGPELLSRWVGEAEQAVRELFAKARQAAPCVVFVDELDTLAPARGSNLGDSGVSDRVVGQLLTELDGLHGCPNVLLVGATNRPDALDPALLRAGRLDLQIMVDLPDLASRQAILEVHNCDRPLDGVALDHWAAQTEGWNGADLALLSNQAALEAIRQHRTQGLSDPSSLRIQQQHFESAYHVLLLQKR
- a CDS encoding ATP-dependent Clp protease ATP-binding subunit, giving the protein MFERFTEKAIKVIMLAQEEARRLGHNFVGTEQILLGLIGEGTGVAAKVLKSMGVNLKDARIEVEKIIGRGSGFVAVEIPFTPRAKRVLELSLEEARQLGHNYIGTEHLLLGLIREGEGVAARVLENLGVDLSKVRTQVIRMLGETAEVSTGGSQGRTKTPTLDEFGSNLTQMAAEGKLDPVVGRQKEIERVIQILGRRTKNNPVLIGEPGVGKTAIAEGLAQRIANADVPDILEDKRVVTLDIGLLVAGTKYRGEFEERLKKIMDEIRSAGNVILVIDEVHTLIGAGAAEGAIDAANILKPALARGELQCIGATTLDEYRKHIERDAALERRFQPVMVGEPSVQETIEILHGLRDRYEQHHKLKISDEALEAAAKLSDRYISDRYLPDKAIDLIDEAGSRVRLINSQLPPAAKELDRELRQVLKEKDEAVRSQDFDRAGELRDREMEIKAEIRSIAQNRKNEGGTTEDSPFVTEEDIAQIVASWTGVPVNKLTESESEKLLHMEDTLHNRLIGQDEAVKAVSRAIRRARVGLKNPNRPIASFIFSGPTGVGKTELTKALASYFFGSEDAMIRLDMSEYMERHTVSKLIGSPPGYVGYNEGGQLTEAVRRRPYTVVLFDEIEKAHPDVFNMLLQILEDGRLTDAKGRTVDFKNTLLIMTSNIGSKVIEKGGGGLGFEFAEDQADSQYNRIRSLVNEELKQYFRPEFLNRVDEIIVFRQLKKDEVKEIADIMLHEVFGRLGEQGIVLEVTERFKDRLVEEGYNPSYGARPLRRAIMRLLEDSLAEEILSGRIQEGDTAVVDVDEEGQVKVLPGEKRELLSPAVE